The Petrocella atlantisensis genome has a window encoding:
- the pilM gene encoding pilus assembly protein PilM — MNYPKRGLSIDIGNEKIKIVDYVRNKDTIKIGHSLLIDTPENAISDGVISGVTDIGDVISAALREKGIKTKDVIFTVASSKIITREVDLPDLPVKKLNTLIRMNADEYFPVNLAEYTLDYRIIDRVDHGEGMQAKVNLVAALSTLMDGYVELAESLNLRVRGIDYGGNSIINFASHLDIEDTYMLLDLGSDSTMVTVMSKKVVKFNRNLVYGTKVINTSIQNHFGVDLKEAMKIAAEQSLLTYEPETNDFLSNDVSSALNQILNGVSRLMDYYASRNKDSIEHIYIVGGGTGINGIAAYVERYFNMTCTILSENPRVVASDDNYAKNSVYYANAIGAIYSEMNLLPIHVLNKDKLKVSKRLKIELALLAFALVAVAVYLPYMGLRNLEKEKESLLAEIEEKQIAEVVLEDYNRTMTSLAFHESIMTTSSSSTEIMADLLEKMEAEIPTSVSYLTMNNSEEGILISCIASDKLTMVNFITILKNMTLNDEPVFSQVYVPSFNEVEGSTAGNSYYAFSIACDYVVQEVAQ, encoded by the coding sequence GTGAATTATCCAAAAAGAGGGCTTTCCATTGATATCGGAAATGAAAAAATCAAAATTGTTGATTATGTAAGAAATAAAGACACTATAAAAATCGGACACAGTTTACTCATAGACACACCGGAGAATGCCATTAGTGATGGGGTTATTTCAGGCGTTACAGATATTGGAGACGTTATTAGCGCAGCATTAAGAGAAAAAGGCATCAAAACAAAAGATGTCATCTTTACTGTAGCGTCTAGTAAGATTATTACCAGAGAGGTGGATCTACCGGACCTACCTGTTAAGAAGTTGAACACGCTGATACGTATGAATGCAGATGAGTATTTTCCTGTGAATCTGGCAGAGTATACTCTAGATTATAGAATCATAGACCGGGTGGATCATGGTGAAGGTATGCAAGCCAAGGTGAACCTTGTGGCAGCATTATCCACACTCATGGACGGCTATGTTGAATTAGCCGAGTCCTTGAACCTTAGGGTTAGAGGAATCGACTATGGTGGCAACAGTATTATTAATTTCGCCAGTCACTTGGACATCGAAGATACTTATATGCTTCTAGACCTTGGCAGTGACAGTACCATGGTAACCGTTATGAGCAAAAAGGTTGTGAAGTTCAACCGTAACTTGGTCTATGGTACCAAGGTCATTAACACGAGTATTCAAAACCACTTTGGCGTCGATCTAAAAGAAGCGATGAAGATTGCTGCAGAGCAGTCCTTATTAACCTATGAACCGGAGACCAATGATTTTCTAAGTAACGATGTATCTTCAGCACTAAATCAGATCTTAAACGGTGTCTCTAGACTGATGGATTATTATGCCTCTAGGAATAAAGATAGCATTGAACACATCTATATTGTTGGCGGTGGTACAGGCATTAATGGTATTGCTGCCTACGTCGAACGTTATTTTAACATGACTTGTACCATCTTAAGCGAAAACCCAAGGGTGGTTGCCAGTGATGACAATTATGCAAAAAACAGTGTTTATTACGCCAACGCAATTGGTGCCATTTATTCTGAAATGAATCTTCTACCCATTCATGTCTTAAACAAGGACAAACTCAAAGTATCCAAACGCCTTAAAATAGAGTTGGCACTATTGGCCTTTGCATTGGTAGCTGTGGCTGTATATCTACCTTATATGGGTCTTAGGAATCTTGAAAAAGAGAAAGAAAGTCTTTTGGCTGAGATTGAAGAGAAACAAATAGCAGAAGTGGTACTGGAAGACTATAACAGGACCATGACCTCTTTGGCGTTTCATGAATCCATTATGACCACCTCTTCATCAAGCACTGAGATTATGGCAGATCTGTTAGAGAAGATGGAAGCAGAGATTCCGACAAGTGTTAGTTATTTGACCATGAACAATTCAGAAGAGGGCATACTGATTTCTTGTATCGCTTCCGATAAGCTTACGATGGTTAATTTTATTACCATTTTAAAAAACATGACACTTAATGATGAACCGGTATTTAGTCAGGTGTATGTGCCCAGCTTCAATGAGGTAGAAGGCAGTACGGCAGGTAATTCCTATTATGCCTTTTCCATTGCCTGTGATTATGTTGTTCAGGAGGTGGCGCAATGA